In uncultured Methanobrevibacter sp., the following proteins share a genomic window:
- a CDS encoding heavy-metal-associated domain-containing protein yields the protein MAIDKKEVKVVGMHCPSCAKAVELCMMDLDGVESAVVDLDANKVEVEYDNEKVSDVDLAGAVKEAGFDVE from the coding sequence ATGGCAATCGATAAAAAAGAAGTAAAAGTCGTCGGAATGCACTGTCCTTCATGTGCAAAAGCAGTTGAACTTTGCATGATGGATTTGGATGGTGTAGAATCTGCTGTTGTAGATTTAGATGCTAATAAAGTAGAAGTCGAATATGACAATGAAAAAGTATCCGATGTGGACTTAGCAGGTGCTGTTAAGGAAGCAGGATTTGATGTAGAATAA
- a CDS encoding amidohydrolase family protein, whose amino-acid sequence MSSIYIKNVNIINPFSEEPLEERHVLIENGRIKSLHTEESSLYKDHIVIDGEDNYLLPGFIDSHAHIMANGFHKEDIMKDPLSYYFYNAVSNMKATIDAGVTTVRDTGLADIGVKMAQERKIFPAPRLNISIKPLAITGGHFDHYLNSGFDMEIAYPGFPVGTCDGVEGVLRKTREVIRARADFIKIMASGGILSPYTSPDIAQFNKKELKAIVDEAENHNLKVVAHCHSLEGIERCAKAGVKSIEHGTFIDKKISQLLAKKRMYLTPTLVVHHTLIKEGFPVWDNFADDKVKKLKEVVKIQKENIATAYEEGVSFLMGSDCGVIDHGRNLGELKYLVDVGLSPLEAIQAGTIEGARFFNQENDLGSIEVGKIADMIIVKENPIDKIESLENNDNILTVIQDGEILKHNPIF is encoded by the coding sequence ATGTCTTCTATTTATATTAAAAATGTAAACATCATCAATCCTTTTAGTGAGGAACCTCTTGAAGAGCGTCATGTTTTAATCGAAAATGGCAGAATTAAGTCATTGCATACAGAGGAATCTTCCCTTTACAAAGACCATATTGTTATAGATGGTGAAGATAACTACCTCTTGCCAGGTTTTATAGACTCACATGCTCATATCATGGCAAATGGATTTCATAAAGAGGATATAATGAAGGATCCTCTTTCATATTACTTTTACAATGCAGTTTCCAATATGAAGGCAACAATTGATGCAGGAGTAACCACTGTACGTGACACAGGACTTGCAGACATTGGAGTAAAAATGGCGCAGGAAAGGAAGATTTTTCCAGCTCCAAGATTGAATATTTCAATAAAGCCTTTAGCCATTACAGGAGGGCATTTTGACCATTATCTAAATTCAGGATTTGATATGGAAATTGCATATCCTGGTTTTCCAGTAGGAACCTGTGATGGAGTGGAAGGTGTTTTAAGAAAAACCCGTGAAGTCATAAGGGCACGTGCAGATTTCATTAAAATCATGGCAAGCGGAGGCATTCTGTCCCCATACACTTCTCCAGACATTGCACAATTCAATAAGAAAGAGCTTAAAGCAATTGTTGATGAGGCAGAAAATCATAACTTGAAAGTGGTGGCTCATTGTCACAGTTTGGAAGGAATTGAAAGATGTGCAAAGGCAGGGGTGAAATCCATTGAACATGGTACTTTCATTGATAAGAAGATTTCACAGCTACTTGCCAAAAAGAGAATGTATCTAACTCCAACATTGGTTGTACACCACACATTAATTAAAGAAGGTTTCCCAGTTTGGGATAATTTTGCAGATGACAAGGTCAAAAAACTTAAAGAAGTTGTTAAAATACAAAAGGAAAACATAGCTACCGCTTATGAAGAGGGAGTGAGTTTCCTAATGGGTTCTGACTGTGGTGTAATAGACCATGGAAGAAACCTCGGTGAGTTGAAATACCTTGTTGATGTAGGATTAAGTCCACTTGAAGCTATTCAAGCAGGAACAATTGAAGGTGCAAGATTCTTCAATCAGGAAAATGACTTAGGTTCCATTGAAGTAGGTAAAATAGCGGATATGATTATTGTAAAAGAGAATCCAATTGATAAAATTGAGTCTTTAGAAAATAATGATAATATTTTGACTGTAATTCAAGATGGAGAAATCCTAAAGCATAATCCTATTTTTTAA
- a CDS encoding DUF126 domain-containing protein — MIECRNISKGKAEGELIVSSEAISFLGGVDPETGVVIDPNHELKGESIKDKVLFIPGGKGSTVGSYVIFQMMKNNTAPKAIICLKAEPIIATGAIMSDIPMVDSPSSIKELVNGQMVEVDSDNGKITLL, encoded by the coding sequence ATGATTGAATGCAGAAATATTTCTAAAGGAAAAGCAGAAGGGGAATTAATTGTATCTAGTGAGGCTATCAGTTTTTTAGGTGGAGTTGACCCTGAAACTGGTGTAGTCATTGACCCAAATCATGAACTCAAAGGAGAATCCATTAAGGATAAAGTCCTTTTCATTCCAGGAGGGAAAGGCTCTACTGTAGGGTCTTATGTTATATTTCAGATGATGAAAAACAACACAGCGCCTAAAGCAATTATTTGCCTAAAAGCTGAACCGATTATAGCAACTGGTGCAATCATGTCTGACATTCCAATGGTTGATTCTCCATCAAGCATTAAAGAATTGGTAAATGGACAAATGGTTGAAGTAGACAGTGATAACGGTAAAATAACTTTATTATAA
- a CDS encoding pyridoxamine kinase: MSKTTKILTIQDISCYGQCSITVALPVISAFGIETAVLPSAVLSTHTSGFTDFTVRDLTEDLPEIRKHWEKEGISFDAIYTGFIASQEQLDYIKDIIDSRLNDNGLVFVDPAMADHGEFYNGFDQKFADAMGELCKLGDYILPNTTEACYILHKPWKETFSKEEMLEMAKELAQFTKRYVILKGYENDNDEMGMIVLDKQENTIDMVYNDKVNYVSHGTGDVFASSFVGSVMLGKSPSSAAKVAGEFTKKAIEKTIGDKTHTYGVKFEQAIPELYDLLKTI; this comes from the coding sequence ATGAGTAAAACAACAAAAATTTTAACTATTCAAGATATTTCATGCTATGGGCAGTGCTCAATAACTGTTGCACTTCCTGTAATTTCTGCTTTTGGAATAGAAACTGCAGTTCTTCCTTCTGCTGTTCTATCTACACACACTTCAGGTTTCACAGACTTCACTGTGAGAGACTTGACTGAAGACCTTCCTGAAATTAGAAAACATTGGGAAAAGGAAGGAATATCCTTTGATGCAATTTATACTGGTTTTATTGCATCACAAGAACAATTGGATTACATTAAAGACATTATAGACTCAAGATTAAATGACAATGGACTGGTCTTCGTTGACCCTGCTATGGCAGACCATGGAGAATTCTACAATGGATTTGACCAGAAATTCGCAGATGCAATGGGAGAGCTTTGTAAATTAGGAGATTACATTCTCCCTAACACAACTGAAGCTTGTTATATACTTCACAAACCTTGGAAAGAAACATTTTCAAAAGAGGAAATGCTTGAAATGGCTAAAGAACTAGCACAATTCACTAAAAGATATGTTATCCTAAAAGGATACGAAAATGATAATGATGAAATGGGAATGATTGTTTTAGACAAACAGGAAAATACCATTGATATGGTGTATAATGACAAGGTAAATTATGTTTCTCATGGTACAGGCGATGTCTTTGCTTCATCATTTGTAGGATCTGTAATGTTAGGAAAATCCCCTTCATCTGCAGCAAAAGTGGCTGGAGAATTTACTAAAAAGGCAATTGAAAAAACAATTGGGGATAAGACTCATACCTATGGAGTTAAATTTGAACAAGCAATTCCAGAACTGTATGATCTATTAAAAACAATTTAA
- a CDS encoding cytosine permease codes for MENRTGLFSNGVIWFGVAVSVSEIEAGIQLASSSPIDSIWLPLVLGHIIGGILLFFTGLVGARLRVNAMETIKSTFGSFGSKFFSSLNVMQLIAWVAVLNAQGAAAMMGLNLPISFTLTCIILSLIIAIWVYVGLYRLSKVTTVMMVVLTILLAILSFKLLGGDISNALPIASITSAKSTALSFWNIFEISIAMPISWLPVISDYTKDVENPINGTMISAVAYTIASLWMYILGMQIVGIGTTSIAQSILMAGLGATGVIILVLSTVTSNFVAANSAGESAKAIVNKINPRIAGVVVSILSCVLAISGIMDHYIGFLYLIASVFAPMAAVLLVSFFISKEETGNARTWYWNMFAWFAGFIVYQLTVGLDSIPLGPTLLAIIVSAVLAYIGVLVKDKSQAI; via the coding sequence ATGGAAAATCGTACTGGCCTTTTTTCAAATGGAGTTATCTGGTTTGGGGTTGCAGTCTCTGTTTCAGAAATAGAAGCAGGGATACAACTTGCTTCTTCATCTCCAATTGATTCCATTTGGCTTCCATTGGTGCTTGGACACATTATAGGTGGGATATTGCTATTTTTTACCGGCTTAGTCGGTGCACGTCTACGAGTGAATGCAATGGAGACAATCAAATCCACTTTTGGAAGTTTTGGATCCAAATTCTTTTCCTCATTGAATGTGATGCAGCTTATAGCATGGGTAGCTGTGCTGAATGCTCAAGGTGCAGCGGCAATGATGGGTTTGAATTTACCTATATCCTTCACTCTAACATGCATAATCCTCTCTCTAATCATTGCAATATGGGTTTATGTTGGACTTTACCGTTTATCAAAAGTAACCACTGTAATGATGGTGGTGCTTACAATATTGCTGGCAATCCTATCCTTTAAGCTATTGGGAGGAGACATTTCAAATGCATTGCCTATTGCATCAATCACAAGTGCAAAATCCACAGCACTGAGCTTTTGGAACATTTTTGAAATATCTATAGCTATGCCAATCTCATGGCTCCCTGTAATTTCAGACTATACTAAGGATGTTGAAAATCCGATAAATGGAACTATGATTTCTGCAGTTGCATACACTATAGCAAGCCTTTGGATGTACATTTTAGGTATGCAAATTGTTGGAATAGGAACAACAAGCATTGCACAATCAATACTTATGGCAGGTCTTGGAGCTACAGGAGTGATTATCCTAGTGCTTTCAACTGTAACATCCAACTTTGTAGCAGCAAATTCAGCAGGAGAATCTGCAAAAGCTATCGTCAATAAGATAAATCCAAGAATAGCTGGAGTTGTAGTGAGCATATTAAGTTGTGTACTTGCCATTTCAGGAATCATGGACCATTACATTGGATTTTTATATCTTATCGCATCAGTGTTCGCACCTATGGCTGCAGTGCTTTTGGTTTCATTCTTCATTTCAAAAGAAGAGACTGGAAACGCAAGGACTTGGTACTGGAATATGTTTGCATGGTTTGCAGGTTTTATCGTGTATCAATTGACTGTGGGACTTGATTCAATTCCATTAGGTCCAACATTGCTTGCCATAATTGTATCTGCTGTACTTGCTTATATTGGAGTTTTAGTAAAAGATAAGTCTCAAGCAATTTAA
- a CDS encoding TMEM175 family protein, with the protein MAIENFMETGRLEAFYDAIIAIIVTVLVLELPQPAAPTLASLWALKTSYFAYLLSFLVCANLWQYHHLIYNHVEKINSKIIWLNILLMLVFSLVPYLTIFVANNPNSFIPQALYGLDFIIVDIILFIMSKSLLKINDENKDNIKEAFSIQEALHTPLVIFAFGFILALLGYPIAISICCLITVGRSIISSLRA; encoded by the coding sequence ATGGCTATAGAAAATTTTATGGAAACAGGTAGGCTCGAAGCATTTTATGATGCAATCATTGCAATTATTGTAACTGTGCTAGTTTTAGAATTGCCTCAACCAGCAGCCCCAACCCTTGCATCACTTTGGGCCTTAAAGACCTCTTATTTTGCATATTTGCTAAGTTTTTTAGTATGTGCTAACCTTTGGCAATACCATCATTTAATCTATAATCACGTTGAAAAGATCAATAGTAAGATAATATGGTTGAATATATTGCTAATGCTTGTATTCTCTTTGGTTCCATATTTAACAATCTTTGTAGCTAATAATCCAAATTCATTCATTCCACAAGCATTATATGGATTAGACTTTATTATTGTAGATATTATTTTATTTATAATGTCAAAATCATTGCTAAAAATCAACGACGAGAACAAGGATAATATAAAAGAAGCATTCAGTATCCAAGAAGCATTGCATACACCTTTAGTGATATTTGCATTTGGATTTATTTTAGCTTTATTAGGTTACCCAATTGCAATTAGCATATGTTGTCTAATAACAGTAGGCAGGTCTATTATCTCTTCTTTAAGAGCTTAA
- the truD gene encoding tRNA pseudouridine(13) synthase TruD, with amino-acid sequence MLNANTYVTKEEGIGGTIRNRWEDFYVEEIPEVIPDGEGPNIYIWIEKLGRTTLDVLLDIARDLHIDRKRMGFAGMKDKKAITRQWICIANMDSEEQFNQVKALEGTIHNTEFLKVVRGRKKLRMGQLKGNKFRILVKDIDGMDSEDAEERRLAIEDAALRADAILKTLEKTGVPNYFGWQRFGKPRTNTHLVGEALIQNDLKEAVRRYIGNPSPEEGEEARAARQAYDDGEWDKSLELMHPGMRYEKMMLKVLIKEEKRAIRKIAEKKGIEPEEVDKTQVELSDKAYKNAIHALPKPLQRMFVHAYQSFLFNAAVSERVAMGMDKYIEGDIVIDKGERIVRDKTNEEFQEMVSSFEINQTCPLYGTKVPFAGGEVGKMEEAILDSYGLTKADFEVPKMPRLGSHGLRRAMRFQVWDASAKAVEDGVMCEFSIDKGSYATAVLREVMKKDVY; translated from the coding sequence ATGCTAAATGCAAATACTTATGTAACAAAGGAAGAAGGTATCGGTGGAACAATAAGAAACAGATGGGAAGACTTTTATGTAGAGGAAATCCCTGAAGTTATTCCAGATGGAGAAGGTCCAAACATTTACATTTGGATTGAGAAATTGGGAAGAACAACTCTTGATGTTTTGCTTGATATTGCAAGAGACCTTCATATAGACAGAAAAAGAATGGGTTTTGCAGGAATGAAGGACAAGAAAGCCATTACTCGCCAATGGATCTGCATAGCTAATATGGATTCTGAAGAGCAGTTCAATCAAGTCAAGGCATTGGAAGGAACCATTCATAACACTGAATTCCTAAAGGTTGTTAGAGGAAGGAAAAAGCTAAGAATGGGCCAATTAAAAGGCAATAAATTTAGAATCCTTGTTAAGGATATCGATGGTATGGACTCAGAAGATGCGGAAGAAAGAAGATTGGCTATTGAAGATGCAGCTTTAAGAGCGGATGCCATTTTAAAGACTCTTGAGAAAACAGGCGTTCCTAATTACTTCGGGTGGCAAAGATTCGGAAAGCCAAGAACCAACACTCATTTGGTTGGGGAAGCTCTCATTCAAAATGACTTAAAGGAAGCTGTAAGAAGATATATCGGTAATCCTTCTCCAGAAGAAGGTGAAGAAGCAAGAGCAGCTCGTCAAGCATACGATGATGGTGAATGGGATAAGTCCTTGGAATTGATGCATCCTGGAATGCGTTATGAAAAGATGATGCTTAAAGTATTGATCAAGGAAGAGAAAAGAGCCATTAGAAAAATTGCTGAAAAAAAGGGTATAGAACCTGAAGAAGTAGACAAAACTCAAGTGGAATTATCAGATAAGGCTTATAAGAATGCCATTCATGCACTTCCAAAGCCGCTTCAAAGAATGTTTGTTCATGCTTACCAATCATTTTTATTCAATGCCGCAGTAAGTGAAAGGGTTGCTATGGGAATGGACAAATACATTGAAGGAGATATAGTAATCGATAAGGGGGAACGTATCGTAAGGGATAAGACCAATGAAGAGTTTCAGGAAATGGTATCCTCATTTGAAATAAACCAGACCTGTCCATTGTATGGTACAAAAGTTCCATTTGCAGGTGGAGAAGTGGGCAAGATGGAAGAGGCTATTTTAGACAGTTATGGATTGACTAAAGCTGATTTTGAAGTTCCTAAAATGCCTCGTTTAGGAAGTCATGGTTTAAGAAGAGCTATGAGATTTCAGGTATGGGATGCAAGTGCTAAAGCTGTGGAAGATGGTGTAATGTGCGAGTTTTCCATTGACAAGGGTTCCTATGCAACTGCAGTATTAAGGGAAGTCATGAAAAAGGATGTTTATTAA
- a CDS encoding pyridoxamine 5'-phosphate oxidase family protein → MAEGAERIDEFMNEAKVFFLATVDGDKPKNRPLGFHLLKDGKLYFGVGNFKDVYKQMQENPYVEIVALVETDFLRYYGKAVFEETYDMADAIVAGNEFLQGIYNDETGFKMAIFHLEEATAEIRDVTGKINESYNF, encoded by the coding sequence ATGGCAGAAGGTGCGGAAAGAATAGATGAATTCATGAATGAAGCAAAAGTGTTTTTCTTGGCAACTGTTGATGGGGACAAACCAAAAAACAGGCCTTTAGGTTTCCATCTTCTCAAGGATGGTAAGCTTTACTTTGGTGTGGGAAACTTTAAGGATGTTTATAAACAAATGCAGGAAAATCCTTATGTAGAAATTGTAGCACTTGTAGAAACTGATTTCTTAAGATACTATGGAAAAGCTGTATTTGAAGAAACTTATGATATGGCAGATGCTATAGTTGCAGGAAATGAATTCTTGCAAGGAATCTATAATGATGAAACCGGTTTTAAAATGGCTATTTTCCACTTGGAAGAAGCTACTGCAGAAATCCGTGATGTAACCGGTAAAATCAATGAATCCTATAATTTCTAA
- a CDS encoding AIR synthase-related protein: protein MDIEGFVRGRLTKGEDEEELKSILAERIREFKDISDEHSLLMAESVIDEVKTTMELNNTEDEFLKDIITVPKANVGMGKMGVGSRGAGDFFVHRKIAQIVKSTNVQSVVDPNAQDDGGVVKVPAPGDDVYITTAVDGIHSRLSEYPFLGGFHVTRATLRDVCVMGADPVAILSDLHLADDGDIGKLFDYTAGVCAVSELIDVPLVAGSTLRVGGDMVLGDRLVSCVGSVGVSQYPPTARKGATEGDIILMTEGAGGGTITTTALYNGYFDVVWDTMNISFVKASKALFAADLVKDVHAMTDVTNGGLRGDAHEICETTGVGLEFYHDKIKSTVAPNVLNMLEDLDIDPLGVSTDSLMLVVPPEIAEDVKKVVSDVGVYITEIGEVNNKGSPILLKEDGTEETLVPLFREAAYTKIKKLVGDTTPEDFEIMKEKVQKAADNSIKKKERVIDYILSNNK from the coding sequence ATGGATATAGAAGGTTTTGTAAGAGGAAGACTTACTAAAGGTGAAGATGAAGAAGAGCTTAAGTCTATCCTTGCAGAAAGAATAAGAGAATTTAAGGACATTTCAGATGAACATTCATTATTGATGGCTGAAAGTGTCATTGATGAAGTCAAGACCACAATGGAGCTTAACAATACTGAAGATGAATTTCTAAAGGACATCATCACTGTGCCAAAGGCAAATGTTGGCATGGGAAAGATGGGTGTAGGTTCCCGTGGTGCAGGAGACTTCTTTGTACACAGAAAGATTGCACAGATTGTCAAAAGTACAAATGTCCAATCTGTAGTGGATCCAAATGCTCAAGATGATGGAGGAGTGGTTAAGGTTCCTGCTCCTGGAGATGATGTTTATATAACCACTGCAGTTGATGGAATTCACTCAAGACTCAGTGAATATCCATTTTTAGGTGGTTTCCATGTAACAAGAGCTACTTTAAGGGATGTCTGTGTAATGGGAGCAGATCCAGTAGCTATTCTAAGCGATCTTCACTTGGCTGATGATGGGGATATAGGCAAATTATTTGACTATACTGCAGGTGTATGTGCAGTATCTGAGCTCATTGATGTTCCTCTTGTAGCTGGAAGTACTCTACGTGTAGGTGGAGATATGGTCCTTGGTGATAGGTTAGTCAGTTGTGTTGGAAGTGTAGGAGTTTCACAGTACCCTCCAACTGCAAGAAAAGGAGCAACTGAAGGAGATATCATTCTTATGACTGAAGGTGCCGGTGGTGGAACAATCACTACAACTGCACTCTATAACGGTTACTTTGATGTTGTATGGGATACAATGAACATCAGTTTTGTAAAGGCATCCAAGGCATTGTTTGCAGCAGATCTCGTTAAGGACGTTCATGCAATGACTGATGTGACCAATGGAGGTCTTAGAGGAGATGCTCATGAGATTTGTGAAACAACTGGTGTAGGATTGGAGTTCTACCATGACAAGATCAAGTCAACTGTAGCGCCAAATGTATTGAATATGCTTGAAGATTTGGATATTGATCCTCTTGGTGTTTCCACAGACTCTCTAATGCTTGTTGTTCCTCCAGAAATTGCTGAAGATGTTAAAAAGGTTGTTTCTGATGTTGGTGTTTACATTACTGAAATCGGTGAGGTAAACAATAAGGGTTCCCCTATACTCCTTAAGGAAGATGGAACAGAAGAAACTTTGGTTCCACTATTTAGAGAAGCTGCATATACCAAAATCAAGAAATTGGTTGGAGATACAACCCCTGAAGACTTTGAAATCATGAAGGAAAAGGTTCAAAAGGCAGCGGATAATTCCATTAAGAAAAAAGAAAGAGTTATTGATTATATTTTATCAAACAATAAATAA
- a CDS encoding 4Fe-4S dicluster domain-containing protein, producing the protein MGLFSFFKKDNVEEKKKEKDLAESHIEINRENCKACQRCVSVCPNNSFVIMDGKSSLKEDYICRDCKVCVAACPNECINFVNFKS; encoded by the coding sequence ATGGGATTATTTTCATTTTTTAAGAAAGATAATGTTGAAGAAAAAAAGAAGGAAAAAGATTTAGCAGAATCTCATATTGAAATCAATAGAGAAAACTGTAAAGCTTGCCAAAGATGCGTTTCAGTCTGTCCAAACAACAGTTTTGTTATTATGGATGGGAAATCATCACTTAAAGAGGATTACATTTGCAGAGACTGTAAGGTATGCGTTGCAGCTTGTCCGAATGAATGTATAAATTTCGTTAATTTCAAATCATAA
- a CDS encoding GGGtGRT protein produces MSLFESYERRIDQIVPVLERYGIKDLEEAKSICNEKGFNPYDIVKSVQPICFENACWAYTLGAAIAIKKDCKKASDAATAIGEALQAFCIPGSVADDRKVGLGHGNLASMLLSDETECFAFLAGHESFAAAEGAIGIANSANKVRKEPLRVILNGLGKDAALIISRINGFTYVQTEFDYFTGEVKVVREKAYSDGERAKVRCYGADDVREGVAIMHLEGVDVSITGNSTNPTRFQHPVAGTYKKECVLEGKKYFSVASGGGTGRTLHPDNMAAGPASYGMTDTLGRMHSDAQFAGSSSVPAHVEMMGLIGMGNNPMVGATVAVAVAVEEALK; encoded by the coding sequence ATGAGTTTATTTGAAAGTTATGAAAGAAGAATAGATCAAATTGTTCCTGTACTTGAAAGATACGGCATTAAAGACCTTGAAGAAGCTAAATCTATCTGTAATGAAAAGGGATTCAATCCATATGATATTGTAAAGTCTGTTCAACCTATTTGTTTTGAAAACGCTTGTTGGGCATACACTTTAGGTGCAGCAATTGCAATCAAAAAGGATTGCAAAAAGGCAAGTGATGCTGCAACTGCAATCGGTGAAGCATTACAGGCATTCTGTATTCCAGGAAGTGTGGCAGATGACAGAAAAGTGGGCCTTGGTCATGGAAACCTTGCTTCAATGTTGCTTTCTGATGAAACTGAATGTTTCGCTTTCTTGGCTGGTCACGAAAGTTTTGCTGCAGCAGAAGGTGCAATAGGTATTGCAAACTCTGCAAACAAGGTTAGAAAAGAGCCTTTAAGAGTTATCTTAAATGGTTTAGGAAAGGATGCAGCTTTAATCATCTCAAGAATCAACGGATTCACTTATGTTCAAACCGAATTCGACTACTTCACCGGTGAAGTTAAAGTGGTTAGAGAAAAGGCTTATTCCGATGGTGAAAGAGCTAAAGTCAGATGTTATGGGGCTGACGATGTAAGGGAAGGTGTAGCCATCATGCACCTTGAAGGTGTTGATGTCTCAATCACAGGTAACTCAACTAACCCTACAAGATTCCAACACCCAGTAGCTGGAACCTATAAGAAGGAATGTGTCCTTGAAGGCAAAAAGTACTTCTCAGTTGCTTCTGGTGGAGGAACCGGTAGAACCTTGCACCCGGACAATATGGCAGCAGGTCCTGCTTCCTATGGTATGACTGACACTTTAGGAAGAATGCATTCTGATGCTCAATTTGCGGGTTCAAGTTCCGTACCTGCTCACGTGGAAATGATGGGATTAATTGGTATGGGAAATAACCCTATGGTCGGTGCAACTGTAGCAGTTGCAGTGGCTGTAGAAGAGGCTTTAAAATAG
- a CDS encoding iron-sulfur cluster assembly scaffold protein, with protein MIYSKEIENMCPVHKGADHGPAPIPEEGRWVKSKEISDISGLTHGIGWCAPQQGCCKLTLNVKEGIIEEALVETLGCSGMTHSAAMAGEILVGKTILEALNTDLVCDAINTAMRELFLQIVYGRTQSAFSEGGLPIGAGLEDLGKGHRSQVGTIYSTKVKGPRYLELTEGYITEIGLDEDDEIIGYKYINMGVMLDLIKDGVDPMEAIEKASGQYGRFEDAVKKIDPRKE; from the coding sequence ATGATTTACTCAAAAGAAATTGAAAATATGTGTCCTGTTCATAAGGGAGCAGACCATGGTCCTGCACCAATACCTGAGGAAGGCAGATGGGTAAAATCCAAGGAAATAAGCGATATTTCCGGACTCACTCACGGTATCGGATGGTGTGCACCTCAACAAGGATGCTGCAAATTAACCTTAAATGTTAAGGAAGGAATCATCGAAGAGGCATTGGTTGAAACTCTCGGATGCTCCGGTATGACTCATTCCGCAGCTATGGCTGGTGAAATTCTTGTTGGAAAGACAATACTTGAAGCATTGAATACAGACCTTGTATGTGATGCAATCAACACAGCTATGCGTGAATTATTCTTGCAAATTGTTTATGGTAGAACCCAATCTGCATTTTCAGAAGGGGGCCTTCCTATTGGAGCTGGCCTTGAAGACTTAGGTAAAGGTCACAGATCTCAAGTTGGTACAATTTATTCAACTAAAGTGAAAGGACCAAGATATTTGGAACTTACTGAAGGTTATATCACTGAAATCGGTCTTGATGAGGATGATGAGATCATTGGATACAAATACATCAATATGGGTGTAATGCTTGACTTAATCAAAGATGGTGTAGATCCAATGGAAGCTATTGAAAAGGCAAGCGGTCAATACGGCAGATTTGAAGATGCTGTTAAAAAGATTGACCCAAGGAAGGAATAG
- a CDS encoding cytochrome c biogenesis CcdA family protein: MGFSLKTKSKVEILSFILGLFSIFTIIIFLTGFFTAILYKYIVYVRVIAAILLLIIGILMFFDYKLPFKSISAKTGEGKLNSFILGFLTSIAWADCYSAYLISLISLLVSTNSPLYAVGNILIYVLGFALTLLVLCLAISRIDLEKLISKASYIPKIFAILIIIGAIYLFYTSIQVFL, from the coding sequence GTGGGATTTAGCTTAAAGACCAAATCAAAAGTGGAAATATTGTCTTTTATCCTTGGATTATTTAGCATTTTCACAATAATCATCTTTTTGACAGGGTTCTTTACAGCTATTCTCTATAAATACATCGTTTATGTAAGGGTAATTGCTGCGATTCTTTTGTTGATTATAGGAATACTGATGTTTTTTGATTATAAATTGCCATTTAAATCAATCAGTGCTAAAACAGGTGAAGGCAAGCTCAATTCATTTATATTAGGATTTCTAACTTCAATTGCTTGGGCTGATTGCTACAGTGCATACCTTATTTCTCTTATAAGCTTGCTTGTAAGTACAAATAGCCCATTATATGCAGTTGGGAATATACTTATTTACGTCTTAGGATTTGCATTGACTTTGCTTGTATTATGTTTGGCGATTTCAAGGATAGATTTGGAAAAATTGATTTCCAAAGCAAGTTATATTCCTAAAATATTTGCGATTTTGATTATTATTGGAGCTATTTATTTGTTCTACACTTCAATACAAGTATTTTTATAA